One part of the Glycine soja cultivar W05 chromosome 11, ASM419377v2, whole genome shotgun sequence genome encodes these proteins:
- the LOC114373366 gene encoding uncharacterized protein LOC114373366, whose amino-acid sequence MGCCFSTPNSKPPQNGDKHQQPHLGSHEQNCRIRIRQSVEEESVKEVLSETPISKPQQVSTLMPQTKTQLPVIQPQKVPIRKALDLEEVSLVLETCSNGESFSTTTTATTVTENREDEATSKRSNGTRNRKRSYAVDGRDRRPKSPARKPEIPARSRPLRGRESDHARRHSGEGTVRQSRSPSRGGRSQLRPPGGISRRVPPAKAKGVVEENDTVSVKESLENPHVSLECFIFL is encoded by the coding sequence ATGGGTTGCTGCTTCAGCACCCCTAACTCTAAGCCACCTCAAAATGGCGACAAACACCAACAACCTCACCTTGGATCCCACGAACAAAACTGCAGAATCAGAATCCGACAATCCGTTGAAGAGGAATCTGTGAAAGAGGTTCTCTCGGAGACACCCATCTCCAAACCTCAACAAGTTTCAACTTTGATGCCACAAACGAAGACCCAATTGCCCGTTATTCAACCCCAAAAGGTGCCCATCCGAAAAGCGTTGGATTTAGAAGAAGTTTCTCTCGTGTTGGAAACATGCAGCAACGGCGAGAGcttctccaccaccaccaccgccaccaccGTCACGGAAAACCGAGAAGACGAAGCCACGAGCAAGAGAAGCAACGGAACTCGCAATCGGAAGCGTTCTTACGCCGTCGACGGCAGAGACCGGAGGCCCAAATCTCCGGCGAGAAAGCCGGAAATTCCGGCAAGGTCACGGCCACTTCGCGGGAGGGAGTCCGACCATGCCCGCCGTCATTCTGGCGAGGGGACTGTCCGGCAGTCGAGGTCTCCGTCGCGTGGCGGTCGGAGTCAGCTCAGGCCGCCGGGAGGGATCAGCCGGCGAGTTCCTCCGGCTAAGGCTAAGGGTGTTGTGGAGGAAAACGACACCGTTTCAGTGAAGGAGTCACTAGAAAACCCACACGTGTCATTAGAGTGCTTTATTTTTCTGTAG
- the LOC114377126 gene encoding lipoyl synthase 2, mitochondrial has translation MMMHSRIRSVAGNIKCAARLFCSSSTITPAAAPSQLPQTLAGLRARLAEESPSLSDFVALKSDSAYSVEVGTKKKPLPKPKWMKEAVPGGEKYVQIKKKLRELKLHTVCEEAKCPNLGECWSGGETGTATATIMILGDTCTRGCRFCNVKTSRTPPPPDPDEPTNVAEAIASWGLDYVVITSVDRDDLPDQGSGHFSETVQKLKALKPNMLIEALVPDFRGDADCVEKVAKSGLDVFAHNIETVEELQNFVRDHRANFKQSLDVLMMAKEYAPAGTLTKTSIMLGCGETPDQVVKTMEKVRAAGVDVMTFGQYMRPSKRHMPVSEYVTPEAFDKYQKLGMEMGFRYVASGPMVRSSYKAGEFYIKSMIESDRAAFPQS, from the exons atgatgaTGCATTCACGGATCAGAAGCGTCGCCGGAAACATCAAATGCGCGGCGAGACTCTTCTGTTCATCTTCGACGATCACGCCGGCGGCGGCGCCGTCGCAGCTCCCGCAGACTCTGGCGGGTCTCCGAGCCCGGCTGGCGGAGGAATCGCCGTCGCTGTCGGATTTCGTCGCGCTTAAATCGGACAGCGCGTACTCAGTGGAGGTCGGGACGAAGAAGAAGCCGCTTCCGAAGCCGAAGTGGATGAAGGAGGCCGTTCCCGGCGGCGAGAAGTACGTGCAGATAAAGAAGAAGCTCCGCGAATTGAAGCTCCACACGGTTTGCGAGGAGGCGAAGTGCCCTAATTTGGGGGAGTGCTGGTCCGGCGGCGAGACAGGCACTGCCACCGCCACTATCATGATTCTCGGCGACACGTGTACTCGAGGTTGCAG ATTTTGTAATGTTAAGACATCCAGGACTCCTCCACCACCTGACCCTGATGAGCCCACCAATGTGGCTGAAGCAATTGCATCATGGGGCCTGGATTATGTGGTTATAACGAGTGTTGACCGTGATGATTTACCTGATCAAGGGAGTGGTCATTTTTCTGAAACAGTGCAGAAGCTGAAGGCACTGAAGCCAAATATGCTGATAGAAGCCTTAG TTCCAGATTTTCGAGGAGATGCTGACTGTGTAGAGAAGGTTGCCAAATCAGGATTAGATGTCTTTGCACATAACATTGAGACAGTCGAAGAGCTTCAGAATTTTGTACGGGACCATCGCGCTAATTTTAAGCAGTCATTAGATGTTCTAATGATGGCCAAGGAATATGCGCCTGCTGGAACACTTACTAAGACTTCAATAATGTTAGGTTGTGGGGAAACACCTGATCAGGTTGTGAAGACAATGGAGAAGGTGAGAGCGGCTGGTGTTGATGTGATGACATTTGGTCAGTATATGAGACCTTCAAAGCGCCATATGCCGGTATCTGAATATGTTACCCCAGAGGCCTTTGATAAGTATCAGAAACTTGGCATGGAAATG GGCTTTCGATATGTGGCATCTGGGCCCATGGTGAGGTCATCATACAAGGCAGGTGAATTCTATATCAAATCCATGATTGAATCAGATCGGGCCGCTTTCCCTCAAAGCTGA